In Archocentrus centrarchus isolate MPI-CPG fArcCen1 chromosome 16, fArcCen1, whole genome shotgun sequence, a single window of DNA contains:
- the cep72 gene encoding centrosomal protein of 72 kDa, which produces MAAECLTTLTEQWIRERLQLKHPRLGDVRTLSLPGTYEEKIRHLGNGLNNFVRLKSLDLSCNALVSVEGVQHLKMLERLILYYNCIPSPEEVKVLFELPSLKELDLRLNPLAKNYPQYRPYLVHAMPSLRILDGCSVRNTERKDALLQFSSDLLPQQLSSSLNLDEDRRSSDRRSALTDRLTKSLSVLTDAPDIVLNFVPTSDGEQSETLSDSFHKETKGSKKKALEDFTEQRSSTPKQETAKSILRYPLTKNDNAESKGSQMKEPSHKKSCTSLKVPERPKVSFGPCIEKHRHVPGKAKQKDFPRQTRHAAKGHFTPNPDQGLRHSSSFINIRPPSPRRPGLNLSDRSNPILHPPRLTYSSFNKTDAGSSQPVQAEKKKKGSYRKPLEMLLNLVDKHWTGERSLHQNNNFLSQAVQILSMMESDISSREVEVKTLRRETDALRFQAAAQEEEHKTEVHNLSAQLEEARRAVGKLNEQLRIVLEENVALQKQLIKLERQYLKSMMKSSPITQIREAQAEVEELKKEIEGLRKKVQEAEKVKELSDMLQESHRSLVATNECLLAELKGSGEH; this is translated from the exons ATGGCGGCGGAGTGTTTGACAACACTAACAGAGCAGTGGATACGTGAAAgattacaattaaaacatccaCGTCTCG gcgATGTCCGGACATTGAGCCTTCCGGGGACATATGAGGAGAAGATCAGACACCTGGGAAATGGTCTGAATAACTTTGTCCGTCTGAAGTCTCTGGATCTCTCCTGCAATGCACTCGTTTCAGTTGAG GGGgtgcaacatttaaaaatgctaGAGCGGCTGATCCTTTATTATAACTGCATACCTTCTCCTGAAGAAGTGAAAGTATTATTTGAGCTGCCATCATTGAAAGAGCTGGACCTCAGGCTCAACCCTCTGGCCAAAAATTATCCACAGTACCGCCCTTACTTGGTGCATGCCATGCCCAGCCTGCGTATACTAG atggctgttcAGTCAGAAACACTGAGCGCAAAGATGCCTTGTTGCAGTTCTCCTCTGATCTTCTTCCTCAGCAGCTGAGCTCCTCTTTGAATCTAGATGAAGATCGAAG AAGCAGTGATCGCAGATCAGCTTTAACTGACCGCTTAACCAAGAGTCTTTCTGTCCTGACCGACGCTCCTGATATTGTGCTGAACTTTGTTCCCACAAGTGATGGAGAGCAAAGTGAAACTCTGTCTGACTCATTTCACAAGGAGACCAAGG GTTCCAAAAAGAAAGCGTTGGAAGATTTTACAGAACAGAGGAGTTCGACTCCCAAACAG GAAACCGCTAAATCCATCCTCAGGTACCCTCTCACTAAGAATG ATAACGCTGAGTCCAAAGGGTCACAGATGAAAGAACCGTCTCATAAAAAAAGCTGTACCTCATTAAAAGTACCTGAGAGGCCAAAAGTGTCCTTTGGCCCCTGCatagagaaacacagacatgttcctggaaaagcaaagcaaaaggaCTTTCCCAGACAAACCAGACATGCAGCTAAAGGGCATTTTACCCCAAATCCAG ATCAAGGCCTCCGTCACAGTTCCTCATTTATTAACATCCGGCCTCCCAGTCCACGACGTCCTGGTTTGAATCTGTCTGACCGTTCTAACCCCATCTTGCATCCTCCACGACTAACCTACTCTAGCTTCAACAAAACAGATGCGGGCTCCAGCCAGCCTGTGCaagctgagaagaaaaaaaag GGTAGTTATAGGAAACCCCTGGAGATGCTCCTCAACCTCGTGGATAAACACTGGACAGGGGAGAGATCACTGCATCAAAACAACAACTTCCTGT CTCAGGCAGTGCAGATCCTCTCCATGATGGAAAGCGATATTTCCAGTCGGGAAGTTGAGGTCAAGACCTTACGACGGGAAACTGATGCACTTCGCTTTCAAGCGGCAGCACAAGAGGAGGAGCACAAAACTGAAGTGCACAACCTCTCTGCTCAGCTGGAGGAAGCTCGGCGAGCGGTT GGTAAACTAAACGAGCAGCTGAGGATTGTTTTGGAGGAAAACGTTGCCCTGCAGAAACAGCTCATCAAGTTAGAACGCCAGTATCTGAAGTCTATGATGAAAAGCTCACCTATTACTCAGATCAGAG aagCTCAGGCTGAAGTGGAGGAGCTAAAGAAAGAGATTGAGGGCCTGAGAAAAAAAGTGCAAGAAGCTGAGAAAGTCAAGGAACTTTCAGATATGCTGCAAGAAAGCCACAG gTCCCTGGTGGCTACAAACGAGTGTTTGTTAGCGGAGCTGAAGGGAAGTGGGGAACATTAA